The Theobroma cacao cultivar B97-61/B2 chromosome 2, Criollo_cocoa_genome_V2, whole genome shotgun sequence genome includes the window TTCTTTCAGACTTTTTACTTCTTACTAGAATTGTATCCAATTCGAATGATTAACAAAaacttgataaaaaaattaagagttcaaattaaattataattatgtgTTTGGACTATTTCACTCATCTAGACGTGGTTTGTTGGGTTATTGTCTGGTAGACTGTCGAGCCTGATTCGACCTAACACCAAAAATAGAGAAATCTTTATCCAGTGAAATTGAAGCATCTCATCCTATATTAGATGTACATGCTTATTGGCTACGGATGTATTGGgaaaaacactaaaaaattaatcagCAAACAAAGCTTAGGGATTAGTTAATCTAATCTCATGAATCATGATTAGCTGCTCAATGCAGCATTTTTTGCTTTCCAATTAATCTTCCATGACTCATTCGTTTCGAAAGTGTTTTAACTTATATGGTCTGGATAGAAAAAAGAGTAGAAAATTGTTATAGCTGCACAGATCAGCAATCCAAATTCACACCCCTTTCTTGAGATAAAAACGTTTCTTTTTAGGCATACAGTGACGAATGGACATGAAGCActgaaatattattattattattataacaaTAACATGCTTCACGAGTGTACAGATCAAAGGGTTGACTCAATCAAGTTTCATAAACTAGAAATTGGTGGTCACAGCTTAAGGAATGACTTTTTATCCCAATTGGTGGTCAATTCGGCCAACTGCTCATCTCATCTAGTTCCTATATCACAATTGGTGGTCAATTCGGCCAACTGCTCATCTCATCTAGTTCCTATACTAACCAACAATGGAATTATTTCCTTGTCGAGTTTTGGTTCAGCAAtcccttttctctctctttctttcaacaaaaagaaagatcttcatatcaaattctttactctttctctctcttaagTCTTTAACAGGACTCtcttaaaaattcaataagaTTTTAATTTAGATGTTTATAAAAGAAGGTGAAAACGATTTTAAGGAaaagtgaaatattttattttttaattttaatcgaGGAAGAAGAAGGGGAGAAGAAGATGGACTTAGAGAaggataaagaaaaagaaaatcaataaaaaaaaagttttgaggaagttggagagagaaaagaaagagatttttttttaatttcttatttaatatttaaattttaaaaattttaattttatttcattaatatctatcaatacatcaaatataaatcccTTCAGCAGTGTATCAGATCAAAAGGTCAACTCATTGGTTTCATAAACTAGAAATTGAAGCCGAATTTCCAGAAAAAAAGACATCTGTCAGATCAACATAGCTGTTGAGAATCAGTTACAACTTCGAATAAGAATAGGTAACAAAATCCAACGTCAACTAGAGTCTAACCTTATCTCTGCCAACTATTATTCCAACCCAACAATCAAACTCTACCACGCCACTCCTCCCATATCAACCCAAAGCTCTTGGCATTCCTAAGCTCTATCACCACCACGATATCAAAACAAAGTCCGTCCCTTGGCTTTCACCAACTTCCTCTACCTTTTCACCACCACGATTTTCGTCTGCATCCCAATACCCTCTTCTTTTCCTGGATATActgaacaaaaacaaagtcaCCATGCCATCTTCACTCGTCCCAACACCATCTCATCCGACGCAATACCTCCAAAGCCTGTTAGCCTCTTCACGTCCCTTCCTTCGTGGCGAGCTGGAATCTGTGGACAAGAATTTGCCTTCTTTGGTAGCTGTTTTGCGTTCTGTTGGTGCCGGAGAGTGCTGGCACAAGCATGGTAGCTTTTTAGATCATTTAGTAGATGTTTACCGCATTCTTAAGATATGGAAAGCGCAAGATCCTGTCTGCCTATGCGGTCTGTTTCACTCTGCTTATTCCAACGCTTACGTCAACCTTGCCATATTCGATCCTTCCACTGGCCGTGAGGTAGTTCGAGGCCATGTTGGTGAAGCAGCAGAGCGTTTAATTCATTTGTTCTGCATCGTTCCGAGGCAACCTTTAATTCATGATGATCTTTTGTTTAAGTATTCTGATTCTGAACTTGTTGAACACCTTAAGCTTTCTGAGATTTCGTTGAAAAATGCGAAAGAAAAGGGTTTGTTCAATGAAGAGGAGGTTTGGAGGAAGAAACTACGTGGACTCTTGCCTGAAAATGGGATCGTAGTGAAGCACATAAAGACTGGTGAAGATGTGTTGGTCTCTAGGAGGATAGTGGCAATCTTTCTTCTGATGACTATAGCAGATTTCAGTGACCAGCTTTTTGGATTCCAGGatgttttatttgaaaacTTTGATGGGCGGCTTGAGTTTTCCGGGAATAATTATGTTGGTTTTTGGCCCGGTAATGGGAAGCCAGGGCTGTGGCTGAATTCTGCGTCGAGGATGGGAGCAATTTATAGTTTGATAGTGAGAGAGGAAGAGATTTTTGTGGAACGAAGAAAGAGGACAGGTGGCGTTGGGGTTGAAACCGAGAGAGATGAGGATATTGAGCTTGTGGTGCCACCAGTTTTTGAGAACTGCACTAAAATTTTGGGTGCTAAGGAGCAGATAGAGGCAAGGTACTTGTATTGGGAAGCTGTTTGTGATGATTCCAAGGGAGGGCAAGAGCGAGCTGAGGCGTTGTTATTAGGTAGCATCGAGAAGAACTCATTTGTTGGTGAGCCACATGTTGTTTTGGCTCAGGTTTATCTGACAAAAGGAAGGTTTGAGGAGGCGGAAAAGGAGGCTGAAAAAGGGCTGACCCTGATGTTGGAGTGGAGCAGTCCGTGGGACAAGAGGATGTCATGGGATGGATGGATTGCTTGGGCAAGAGTTTTGTTGATGAAGGCTAAAGAAAAGTCTTGGCCACAAACTTCATGGGGGATCCTCAATCTAGGCCTTGTTAAGTAAGATTATGCAAATTCTGCTATGATCTAGTTGTGGCTgtcaaaaagataaataaaatgcaGTGAGCACTGCATCTATTGAAAGTTGCAAAGGCATGTCTATGTGTTCTTCTTGTTTGCTTTGGAGGAACTTAATAATGTAGTTACATATAGGGTTGAAGCGTTAaaccaaaatcatttttgttttagtAATTTATTCCCCGGCTTATTCTGTCAAATTATCttacaaatgaaataaacaatTTCTCGTTTCTCTTTTTGGTACTAGCATCCTGCGTTTTAATTCCCTTTTCTTGCtaagaatgaaaaaatatCTATGATGTGCTACATAGAAATTCTACGCATATGCCTTCCCCTGTGATATCATTTGCTGTAAGTTGAGAACAActgtaattaattaacaatgtcttttctttttaggAATGGAACTAGTATTTTCCATGTGTTTACAAGTGAAAATCTTTTAACATGAACAAAGTTCTGGAACCTGTTACAAATTTTTACCTGTGAAGGACTCAGACTTCAGATTCTCAAATGCTAAGTGCTTTTTACTTGTTTATTAGTTTATCAAATCTGCAACGTGCACAGCCAAGCATCCTATGAACTAGAAATGTCTACTAGTTTTTATCAATCAGAGTAAAGCAAAAATTTCAGAGATGATAAACATGTTTAAAGGAAAACAGTATCAATCTTGAAGAACATAGCTAGTGATAGAACATGAATGATATCTGCATACGATTGTAATTTGTAAATGGACAATGTTCCAAGACTGACCGAGTACTCTCGGCAGAGCTACAGTACTCTAAATGGTGAGACAAGAATGTGAGAAAAGACATAGTACAGTTAAGCAAATAAGTGGAATGCTTTTGGAAAGCAATATGTTAGCTCTGTCATAAAGTTCTCGTGACAGCGCGGGACGTGACTACTGATGCAAGCTCCACTTGCAGGATTTGTGTCGCATTGCCACAGAAATTTGTGATTCCCCTTACTGTTCCCTGAATTTCATAATTAGCATAGTTGcaaacaactttaaaccctTTAGAA containing:
- the LOC18608433 gene encoding uncharacterized protein LOC18608433 gives rise to the protein MPSSLVPTPSHPTQYLQSLLASSRPFLRGELESVDKNLPSLVAVLRSVGAGECWHKHGSFLDHLVDVYRILKIWKAQDPVCLCGLFHSAYSNAYVNLAIFDPSTGREVVRGHVGEAAERLIHLFCIVPRQPLIHDDLLFKYSDSELVEHLKLSEISLKNAKEKGLFNEEEVWRKKLRGLLPENGIVVKHIKTGEDVLVSRRIVAIFLLMTIADFSDQLFGFQDVLFENFDGRLEFSGNNYVGFWPGNGKPGLWLNSASRMGAIYSLIVREEEIFVERRKRTGGVGVETERDEDIELVVPPVFENCTKILGAKEQIEARYLYWEAVCDDSKGGQERAEALLLGSIEKNSFVGEPHVVLAQVYLTKGRFEEAEKEAEKGLTLMLEWSSPWDKRMSWDGWIAWARVLLMKAKEKSWPQTSWGILNLGLVK